CAACGTACTAATCAGAGACTTCACGGTCAGGGAAAAGTAAAGGGGCAGCGCATAGACTGCCACAGCCGGCAGCAGGCAAGATGCGGTAGAGAGGTGAAAGTATGAAAAGAGTTAGAGGCAAATATCGGGCACGGAGTTAGCTATGCTCTTGGGCGCATGCGATTCCAGTAGGTTAACCCACACTTATGGAAGAAAGGTGAAGCACATTGTAAGAGTGTGTGTGAATTGCAAGTTTTGACCTTTCTGTGGTCTACGATGAGGTGTTGAGACATATTATCAGATGATGCATGGCAGAGAGGTGTTAACATCATATTATCAGAAGATGCATGTCGTCCGCGTGTCAAATTAAAACaagaatttttaatttcttttaattttattttatttccgggcttcttttgaaaaaataaaatcacTTCTGAGCCTTTCTATCAAAATACTAACTACAATCCACAACGGAAAttaataaaacttatgtataCTCCAACCTCCCTTCGCAGATGGTCCACCTAATTTTAAGTTGAtcacaagtttaattttttttttaattatgtatcaaaaataaaaaatactaataTATCTAGTCTCATCGACTCCTTATTTTTATTCAAATGAAAGCTAACATTCAAAGAGGAGGAGCTGAAACTAATGTAATGCACTAGTAAAGTGACATTCACAATGACAGATTTAACCTTTGTTCTTTAATATAACGAcggaaaggaaaaaagaaaaaagattacATTGTATTCGCACTTTTGTAGCAACAGCAAAACCCCCAGAATTAAATCCAAGGCATCAAATACAAGTTCATCAAAATAATTGCATCCTGTGAATCAATAAAAAAAGGGGGTTgggaaaaaaaaataacaataatttatgaaaacAAGATATTCAAATTTTCCAACTTCTGCAGTGTAGCCCTAAATCGAGCACGGAAAAAATGATCCGCCATGCAAAAACTACAATGTAGTACATGCTCAAACACAATGAGATCCCAGTTAATGATGATCCTTCCATTTGATTAATACTAAGACTGATACTTAGCAAATGCATCACCTTTTTCACGCTGTAGTGCCCTAGGATCAAGTGGGATACTACCAACTCTTAGAAAACCAGAAGATTCAGTAAATCCGTTAACTTTGACAGGCATGGATCCCACCGCGACAACATCAACAGGATCAGAACTAGAAACACAAGTAGCTACATCAGAAGAGGGTTTTGGTTCAGCCTGCTTTGGGTTAATACTGAGGGAACCGATCTTTAAAACAGATGCAATATCTCCTGATTTGACTATCACTTGCTCAGAAATTTCACTCTCAATACTTGTATGAGCAAcatcaaaatttgaagaaacccGATCTGTGGCAGGAGCCTCATTTTTTTTCATGCAGTTAGTACCATTCTGCTCCATAGTTTTCTCATCTTTCTTTGGAGGTAACTCAACAAGACAATCCAGCTTGTGAGCAGGTTCTAATGCAGTTACCATGAATGGAGTTTCAAAGCTTTTAAATATAAGCCTGGCTTTCTCTTCCTGCATAATTCTCTGACGATTCTCATAGTACATGAAGTCATCAAGTATTGAGGTCTTTGATGTGTGGCCTTTGAATATTTTCAGCATTTCCAGACCTTGCTTATACATTATCTGCAGGAAATGATGAGTAAATTAGAAGATAATAACTACcacaagccatttatcaaaaaaattagaaaataaattaaaaaagacCAATAAATTAGAAAACTGTGCTAAAAACAAAAATTCACAGATTATTGAGACAATAATGCACAAAATATCTTAGTTCTCCATAGTAGAACATAATCTAAATGAAACCAACCAACAAGGCAGCCACTGTCCAAAGACTGAGGAAAGAAATTCCGACAGCCAACTACAGGTGATGAGGTAATTGAAAGAAGCTTTTGTACAAGATATCACATTCACAGGGACCAAAAAAATTTACACATTGCAAGTGAAACACAAACCAACACAACCCAAAGACAAGATACCGTGAAAGTAAACCAACAAATACCTCTTGAGTGTCTCTGCTATTCGTCACTGGCTTATTCTCATTGTTCTCTAATATAATGTGCCTAAAGCTGGAATTTGGTACGTCTTTGATAATATGCCACTTGACAGGAAAGCTACCACTCCATTTATCTTGCTGCCAAAAATCCATATCCTTTGCAAAGTCAACCGGGCCAATCATCTCAGCAACACCACAGAATTGACCACTTGCATTTACCTGCATTAAGAAGGGATCACATCACAATATTATAAAGTATGTATAATGAGATGCCTAATAAAGGGTAATAGCTaataacaccccccccccccccacccctccCTTCTCTCTCCTCCTTTTACTGTTCTGTAATTAGTTATTTTGGTCCTTGAGGTTAATTGCTCTACAAATTAGTCCTTAATTATAAGAATAAACTTTTGATTACACTTTAGTCCCCAACATAGTAACCTTTTAAATTAGACCACACTTTAGTAGCTGAAATTTGAAATTTAACTAATTTAACTGCTCTTCAGTACCTGAAGTGTTAATCACAGAACACTTTATTCCCTCAAATCTCATACTTCTAATATATGCTAGTATAACTATTGAACTTGCCAATTTTGCACCAAGGACCAAAATGCATATAAAGCGAACTTTAGACATTTTAGTAATTTATGCAAATAAACATATATAAAGAAAGAAGATGTTTGCTGTTAAAAAAAAACTCACAGAAAAGAATAGGAAGATGGGACATGCTCTAGGATTTCCAGGAGCCATTTTTTGAGTATCCTCGTATGCACTCTGCAGCTTCTTGTTCCCATTGGGTGTGGACGACCAAACATTATATTTAATGCTCTTGTGAACATCATCCTCACTGTAAGACTTTATTACAAAAAATTTCGCATCAACATAGTCGACTGGGAAATCATCCTTGTTATACTGATCAGTGTATATTATAATGTTTCCTTGTTCATTATCATCTCCCACGTTTGTTGTGTAAGCTTTAACAGCCAGTTGATTCCTTGATTTGTTTGTTCTAGGTCCACGATTCTGCTCACCCAAAGCATCTGGACCTCCATTTACATCATTGAGAGTTCTACCAACATGAATCTTAGATCGAAGCTTATCCACTGCAGCCCTTCCAGAAGCACTTGATCCAAAATCAGAAAAGCCATTATTGACAGGGACAGCAACTTTTAATTGGTTAGAATGAGGTAGGACCTTCCCATTGGAAAAGATATCAACAGGTTGAATAGAACCAGAAGCAACTCTACCCTGTGGAGTAAAacaattcaaacaaattttcatcaaaatccccAAAAAATTGCATGTTCAAAAGTAACAAAGTTATTGAAACAATAAACCAAGAGATGGAAACCCATCCCAACAAATGTATCTAACCAGTATGTCATCTGTACATCCCCACGTCACTCTTGGTAACGAACAAATGAAAAAAAGTAAttcataattacataatttctcaACAACTTCCATTCTTTGCACAATAAGATAGTTATCTGTCGAAATCTTAACAAAGAAAGAAATATTACCTGATGCATGCGTGAAGAAGCCGGAATAGGAAAACTACCAGAAGAAACACTTCCTTGTGTCAGAGACTGCTTGCTAGGTCCAACAATAACTCTTGGCTCTTCTGAAATCTTGGACATGGTATTAGTCTGATTTGAAGTGGGTTTTGATTGGAATTTGGGAAAGGCTGCAGATGATGAAGCAATACCATGTTTTGAACTTCTTCCATCAGGTCCATTGGTAAATGCTACACCTGCTGCATCTAGCAAGGGGTCTATTGAATTGTTTGGAATGAAATCCGGTTGAACAACAACAGGAACATAACCAGGTGAAGATACAGGGTCCTGATAAGAAGGCATGGCATAATACTGTTGTGGTCCCACATAAGGGCCATCAACGCCTATCATAGCACCAGGTATGTAAGGATTGTACGGGTTATAAGGAGACTGTGCATATCCATAGCTAGGGGTATAATATACATAAGGTAAAGTTTCAGTTTGTGCACCCTGAGCAAACACAAGAACATTAAGAAGAGTAAAAGATGAGCCAAAAACACAAATAAACAAAATCATTGAAGTAAACAATGAACAGAGAGTACACCCACCGCATATTGGATTTCCAGACCATCTGAACCAAAAATCCTATGGTGGTCCTCCCATTCACCGGGTGATTCAAATCCTGATCACATTCAATCAACAGAACACAAATAAAAGTGTGTACATCATCAGCTGAATGGATTCAGAGCAGGACTTTCCAATACCTGTACAGTAGTATCCATAATTGGTGGCAGTAGGATAATACAAGCCCTGATCCATAAAAAATTCGGGGGCTCCTTCGTTGTACATAGTTTCAACTTGTTCAAGAAGTGGACTTGTCAAACAGGGTTTATCTCAGCACTTTGAATCTAAGAGGCCAAACATGacagaaattattgagaaaaacaAATGAATGAACCCAACAAATAGCAACTTACAAcaacattcaaataatttattaattaagagAGTAATATAAGAAGTTAATTGCAATGAAAAGTTTCCCGCATTTCCATGCCCAGAAACATTAGACATTTCCATTCCAGAACTGCCACCCCAGGAGAGTAGATAGAAAAACTTAAGCAGGAGCCACTTgctatgcagataattttttatCGCAGCGTAAAAATGGATGGAAATATATGAGAGAGGAACCCAACATATTTCAAAACAAATGGAATAGCAACAACTTTGTATGCGAAGCCAGCACACCTCGACTATAGATAGCTAAACTAGGCAAAATAAAATTATGACTAGTAAAAGAACTCGAAGTTCACAATATAACCACACAAAGCAGGAAAAAGATAATTGTACTGGTCTAATTTAATCATATATAATATCTCAAAAAATTGAAAGGCACAAAACAGTTGACAAGGTGTGCCACCAAACAATCTCATAACATAGACATAAGAAAAGCTTCGAATCACAAAATATTACCAAAATTCCCAGAACCTGCTCACGTCAACAATAACATTAAAATCCAGTAAAAGACAAATCGTACACGGATCCCCCAGTCAACAACACAAACAAAAATCTAACTCCCCAAATCGATATTAAAATCTAACTCCCCAAATTGATATTCAATCCTATTATCCACAATAACTAAATCACACACAAAATCCAGCATCTAGTAAACAGGAATCCCAAAATCAAAAATCTCACCTATAAAGCACCTTATAACTAGGAATGAAATAACAAAACCAAAAAAAGGCGTACTTCAACTCAATCAATAGCGAGTAACAACAGAAAACCAAAGAGAGAGATGGATAAAAGAGCAAACACGCAAAGGTTATGCAAAAAGGATTAATTACCATAGAAAAGCGGAATCAAGCCAGGCTTGACCTAGAAAGTTCTTCGAaggaaatattaataaatttgaaaagaaaataagaaattacCCGCAACATTTGTTTTTAGAAATTTCAAAGTAGACGCGACTAAGAAACCCTAACCCTAAAGAGAAGAAACCGTATGAGAGAGACGGAgcgagggagagagagaggagggatTGAAAAGGCGGTTTCGGTGGGTGCAGAGAGAAGGAGCAAAGAAGGATTCGCATCCAATACGAAACGTTTTCGCTGGCTCCGAGTGCATTTGTGGATTAATTAAAATACCGAAATTGCCCTCTAGTAATTAAATAATCATGGGGAATGCGAACTGGAAGGTTCGCGGGAAAATGAAAATATAACAAATCGAATTCGACTTTAGGCCTGAGAAAAACTGGCCCAGCCCATTTTCCTGCCCTCGCGGATGTGGCCACTGGCCCAGGCGAGGGAAAGCACCCATCCCCCGTATTATTAAATAGAAGAGTTGTTGCTGGAACTTTCTCAACC
The Hevea brasiliensis isolate MT/VB/25A 57/8 chromosome 15, ASM3005281v1, whole genome shotgun sequence genome window above contains:
- the LOC110632961 gene encoding YTH domain-containing protein ECT4; its protein translation is MYNEGAPEFFMDQGLYYPTATNYGYYCTGFESPGEWEDHHRIFGSDGLEIQYAGAQTETLPYVYYTPSYGYAQSPYNPYNPYIPGAMIGVDGPYVGPQQYYAMPSYQDPVSSPGYVPVVVQPDFIPNNSIDPLLDAAGVAFTNGPDGRSSKHGIASSSAAFPKFQSKPTSNQTNTMSKISEEPRVIVGPSKQSLTQGSVSSGSFPIPASSRMHQGRVASGSIQPVDIFSNGKVLPHSNQLKVAVPVNNGFSDFGSSASGRAAVDKLRSKIHVGRTLNDVNGGPDALGEQNRGPRTNKSRNQLAVKAYTTNVGDDNEQGNIIIYTDQYNKDDFPVDYVDAKFFVIKSYSEDDVHKSIKYNVWSSTPNGNKKLQSAYEDTQKMAPGNPRACPIFLFFSVNASGQFCGVAEMIGPVDFAKDMDFWQQDKWSGSFPVKWHIIKDVPNSSFRHIILENNENKPVTNSRDTQEIMYKQGLEMLKIFKGHTSKTSILDDFMYYENRQRIMQEEKARLIFKSFETPFMVTALEPAHKLDCLVELPPKKDEKTMEQNGTNCMKKNEAPATDRVSSNFDVAHTSIESEISEQVIVKSGDIASVLKIGSLSINPKQAEPKPSSDVATCVSSSDPVDVVAVGSMPVKVNGFTESSGFLRVGSIPLDPRALQREKGDAFAKYQS